A stretch of DNA from Misgurnus anguillicaudatus chromosome 15, ASM2758022v2, whole genome shotgun sequence:
AACAGCTCTGCTTCAAAACCTGGTAAGCTGCTTATGTAGACAGAATGCATTTCAACAATCTAAGGGAAAGATTTCCAAGATATTCCAAGATATCCAAAATAATTAAACCAAATACATGTCATTTACTTTTATCATTagcttaaaggtggggtgcatgatttttgaaaaacactttggaaaagagagtcaggccgagtaccaaaacacactcgtagccaatcagcagtaaggggcgtgtctactaaccaacatccttgcatgggttgcgtatgtttggggcgggtctatcaaaagaaatccagattctattggggtagaggcgtgtttttattaggtgatttcaaatgtcaacattggctttcagagatcatgcaccccgcctttaacagcATTAAAATCCCTGTGAACAGGAAGTCGTATTTCCGAGTGAAACGTAATATTACATGAGGAAAACAGCGGGTGTGGTTTGTGTTTTCCACTGTAAATTGATTGGATATGAAGAAGCAGGGAAATCAGAAATGGAACTTGCAACAGATTGACAACtggagggggcggagttaacaGATGCTCCGCCCAAGCTGTCATCATCAGAAAAGGATTTTTATgaattaagaaataaaataatgaccCACACGAATAAATTGATTAATAATGAACACTGCAATATtccattaataaaaaattattgctTTAATACAGAGCATCTAAATGTACCCACCGTTAGTTTCTCTGTGCTTATCCAACCGCTCTCTGGAAACTGTACGTCAAACTTAATGTACAGATCTCCTTTCTCAAAAGGGTTTCTGTACTGAGGCATTCCTTCCCCTCGGACGACCCTTGTGCAACCTgacaatacaaaacaaaacattattaGCACTTCATAGATAAGCCAGCTTACTTTCAAGTACCCGCTGTGGCTTAACAGTTTTACTCACCGGGCTCGATGACTTTTCCAGGAGGATATTTGATGACGAGATGTCGTCCGTCGAGGTGCGCGAGCGTGAACTGAAACCCGCAGAGTGCCTCCACAAGACCGATAGTGTGGCAAATGTGCAGGTCGTTCCCATCCCGACGAAACTCCTGTACAACACACGAGGAAAACACAATGTGACCATTTACGATGGGATTCCCACTGTCAATACAGAcccattttttttactattaaagcaacactaaagagtttttgctctttgctcccctacaggttggaagtggaattgtccattaccactgtcgtaaataatttagcctactgcagaaaagctggctctgattggattgtaggtctgccgtaaagcaagtttttgtagttttcattcGAACTACAGggccgcgacccgacggttggaaacttctttagtgctgttttggccgatagagggctgcaaagcgaatgtgaaagtgccgttcagcctgtttcgagtggatgaacgactgaaacttttttggaaatgttattttaaggtaaaaaaaactttttggtgTTGCATTAACGAAAAAATTCTGGCCTAATGGGTCCAGGTTTGACAGGTTAGTATAATCTGTGTAGCCCTCGGTGGTAGAAACGTTGTCTTACCTCGTGATCTTTCTCCTGCAGAACCAGTATGATGTCTCCAGGTTCTGTGTTAGGTGACTGATCTGCCTCTCCGCTGAATGTGATCTTCTGTCCATGTTTCATTCCTTTATCCACATGCACCTCCAAGACCTTCACCTCTTTGTTCACTTTACGGCCGTCACACTCTTTACAACGGTCTTTCTCATGGATCACCTCCCCTGCAAATGGATACAAGTATCAAAACGATAAACAAAGCATCTTTTACACCCAATAAAACACAGGTactactaaaaaaaaaagatatatatacCCTCTCCATTGCAGTCAGTGCACACAGACTGCATCTGCTGAACCATGCCAGGGGCCAACTGTCTGATCATGATTCGCATGCCGCGGCCCCTACAAGTGGCACACTTCTGTACGGCCCCTGTTTTACCCCCTTGACTGAGGATAAGAAAAAGATATACAGAAAATTAGAGGTGTTTCGgaaaaatcaacaaaaaatgattttacgCCGTTTTCAAGGTAAAACAATAAGACGCACTCACCCATTGCAGGCACTACAGAGTACATTCTTGCTGAGCTGTAGTTTGGTAGTTTTCCCGTTGTACAGGTCTTCCAGAGAAACtctattgaaaaaaaataactttgagACGTGCGCAATTTTCATGTAGTTTTATTGTAAAGCTAACGCGAAGGTCTTTTGCTGCTGTCACCCTGTTGGCTTGCTTAACGTGAGACTGATGAcattagcttagcttagcttacCTTAGacgatatttgtaaataaaaaaattgatagatcacccaaaaataatttttttaggaaaaacaaatatgaaagtattgtgataaatgatgaagacgATATGAAGAATTttgtttcaaaatgtgataaacgtcatttttttatttgttaccgccaaaatcagtattgtattcggtcagtattaaaaagtaaattcttcattttatgcaaaatcagatatccgccgtgttattctgtcatattttctcccTTTTTACCAAACCGCGACAAacaccagtcctccttctctgcagaatgcaatataTTCGCTttaccaatcacagcgcaccattccatgcattgtaaacaataagggCGGCGCTTTGAATagacacagaatcctagttttcttcatctactttgtacttcataatcaacaacaaacaaaaacaaaatagtaattttgatggcattgataaacctgttttctgtggcggggaagaaacgtaagccatcaaaatcaaataatttacatgagaacactcgggcgaaggaaaaatgtcggctgttgcttgttcttgTGActgcatcaagcttctgtcatgctaacacactgaccccagcggatcttatgaaaaactttccattattttactcaaagtcaacaaaaatcaagcaggaccaaaacattttacagctgatcgctttaaaaaaagcaatgacagtgttcttaatatgacaaagtaagtgttttgattgatgccattaatgtttatttttttaatcagtgtataccactagtcaactaaatgaatataacatggcaaagatgaatgcacatttatatattgattcaatagatttattgcattttgtggaaaatatAACcggttttataataaatctttgaaaatcaaattatggaatttaatttgaaatgttattataacctaaagatgctatgtgaacgttggtaacagaaaatagtggttttcatcttgtcactttcttggtatagaaaacacatttttacccaaattagttaaaatggatttattacgttttggaaccaaactcttcagatattttgataaacgaAGGTTAAGCACACGGTTGACGGTTCCCACTGAATTCCATCATGTttgtttttcctattatggaagtcaatggttacaatcagcatcatctatcaaaatatcttcttttgtgtttatcagttaaaataaattcatacaggtttataacaacatgggGATGacaaaattatgacagaatcatttttgggtgaactctccCTTTAAAGATGTCACTATTTTAATTCGGTAGGTATGTGGTGcgcttgttttcttttttgtcatgcatacatgcatgcatgtttTCCTATCTAAATAGAAAACATGAGTATAGacttatatttttttctggactctATCCTCTggattatatatacaaaaattatCTTATAAGTTTTAAATCCAAATATCACATCCATAATTCTGAAAGTGCCCAGCAACATTTTACGCAATTATCAGCCTAGCTCTTAAAATACAACCCGCCACTACCCTACAGTAGGCTACATGTAAAATAGGTCACACACGAAAAAAGTGGCCTTTTTTAACCTGATTCTCAGCGCTCAGATTCTTTGAGAATCACTCACTTCAGTGGATGTATCATGTCTTCTCCTCTCCGTCTGCCTCCGTTTCGGCTCCTGCTGCTCTGGCCGCCCATAAAGCCGAACAGACCTCCACCAAAGATGTGAGAGAAGATGTCCTCCATCCCGGCTCCACCACCACCTCCTTCACGCAAGCCCTGCTCTCCATATCGGTCATAGAGCTCCTTCTTCTCTGGGTTAGTCAGAACTTCATACGCAAAACTGATCTCCTTAAACTAAAACACATGGGAAATGTAACCATTTTTTTTCATGTCTTAtatctcattattagattagGGCATCAGAAATTGATATTAatcattcattttaatatttgacCTTACTCAGTAATTATCAAAGACATTGAAgaaatattttcacagaatgtttttatattatgtagaaaacagtaaatttgTCACATTTAAGGCAAATCTGTCTTTTGAAACTCCACAAATCATTGTAAATGCAAACATTGAATTAGGCAATTAGCACAAGACTGCCCACAATTCCACCTTAATAACTAAAATAAAACCTTACCTTGTCACCTGCATTGGGGTTTTTATCAGGGTGATATTCTTTTGCTAATTTCCGgtatgcctgaaaatgaaattacaaaaatattacaaaaatgtccTTTATTAGCTTCTCCCTTGCTTGTTTTTCTCTGCTGAACCTTTAAATCTTCAGTGTCAGTTTTGCCATGCACCTATTGCACAATAACAAGTACCTGCATTATTCTCAGTCTAAGCCTATGTGGTCTTTCTGAAACAagtcaaaataataataaaaaacaaaataggGCCAACACGCACACCCAGATCATTTGTGCATCAATGCTTGGTACTTAACCTTCAAACAAAGATGCTCTGGAGAATATCATCCTGGTATAGACATCTAAAACAGCCAAAAATGGGACATTGACAACACAAGACCTATATTAACCAACAATGCACATCAGATACCAGCTCAGATTTAACAAAGCATCAAGTAAGCCAAGTCTCCCATTGCCTGTTTACCCACAATGCTTTTCAAAGCTCGCTGTCTCCAGCACCTGGCAGATGCTCAATGCATAAACATAGATGACAATTATAGCTATAAAAACGATATATACGACTGTGCGCCGTTTATATCTTTCCTAAAGTCAGTCATTAATACACAAGGCCCCAGTGAAGGATCTGAGCGGCGTACATCCTGCAAAACATGCCAGTGGCTCACTAAACACGCAGCATCCCACGTCACGCGCACTTTTGATTTCATAATAACACGATGCGTTATGGGAACGCATTTACCTTTTTGAGCTCGTTTTCGGTGGCCGACGGCGATACACCGAGGATGTCGTACAGTTTTGTGTCTGCGACGTTCGCCATGTCTGCAGACCGGTGTAGCAGCTGCGCAAGCGAGCAGGAGcggggagagagaaagaggaaaaAAGCCGGCTGCGAGACGTCACGTGCGCGCCGCCGCGTCTGAGCAGTGCGCGCGCTCGCTTCTGCGCCAATCCCCTTCTACACACAACACgggttttttgttattttacgtGTTGCATTAtacattatgttttttattatttttaaatatgattttaaataaaaatgtatgcttttttataaatacTTACAAATTAAGCTTTATTACCTGAGTTTATTAGTTGTTATTATTTACTTATACAGAAAATATTCAAGAATGTAGAACAAAGGTATTCTTGTCAGTGGTTAAATATAAGTGAATATAGATATGGAGGATAAATCCCTtgctaaaataattttaacttttCGAAATTTAATGGTTTCTTTTACAAATAACATAAGGAACAGTTGTTTACCATTAAGACTAATACAATTGCCACTTTAACCaaaaagtcatttaaatttcTAAGATGGATTAAATAGGCTTTGTTGACAGTGTTACTATAGTTTTCCCTTACCCATGATTCAAAAAGTCAATGTTTTGTATTAGGTTAAGGTTATTATAGTCAAATATATGTTTGTGAATATAGTATATAGTGATTTAAAAACCGGACAATAAATACCAATTGAGATCAATTGATCTAACAGACGTGATAATCTCGTTTTAAACTTGTTTCCTATTCAAAAACACGGGCAAC
This window harbors:
- the dnaja2b gene encoding dnaJ homolog subfamily A member 2b, whose amino-acid sequence is MANVADTKLYDILGVSPSATENELKKAYRKLAKEYHPDKNPNAGDKFKEISFAYEVLTNPEKKELYDRYGEQGLREGGGGGAGMEDIFSHIFGGGLFGFMGGQSSRSRNGGRRRGEDMIHPLKVSLEDLYNGKTTKLQLSKNVLCSACNGQGGKTGAVQKCATCRGRGMRIMIRQLAPGMVQQMQSVCTDCNGEGEVIHEKDRCKECDGRKVNKEVKVLEVHVDKGMKHGQKITFSGEADQSPNTEPGDIILVLQEKDHEEFRRDGNDLHICHTIGLVEALCGFQFTLAHLDGRHLVIKYPPGKVIEPGCTRVVRGEGMPQYRNPFEKGDLYIKFDVQFPESGWISTEKLTELEDLLPSRTEVPVISSDAEEVDLQDFDLSQGSSGGLRREAYNDSSDEEGGPHGPGVQCAHQ